DNA sequence from the Acidimicrobiales bacterium genome:
GGCGGCGACGGCGACCCCCGACTCGTTCATGTACGTCTCGGGCACGGCGAGGACGAGGACCTCCTCGTCGCGCCGGACGAGCGCGACGCGCGCGTGCGTGGAGCGCTCGCGCCGCAGGCGCGCGCCGAGGCGCGCCGCGAGCGCCTCGACCGCCTCGGCGCCCACGTTGTGGCGGGTCCCGGCGTACTCCGGGCCGGGGTTGCCGAGCCCGACGACGAGCAGGTCGACGGGCCGGGCGGACGGCGCGCCGGTGCCGGCGCGCAGCAGGGGGCGCCTCAGCTCGTACCGCCCTCCGCCTCGGCCGCCTCCCCGGCGCCAGCGGCCGCCAGCCGGCCGGCGTGCGCCACGGCGACGAGGGTGGCGGGGTCCGCCTCGAGGCGCACGCCCGCGGGCAGCGCGAGGCTCGCGAGGTCGAGCGTGTCGCCGGGCGCCATCGCCGAGACGTCGACCTCGAAGGCGGCCGGGATGTCGGCCGGCTTCGCCTTGATCGGCACCGCCAGCAGGAGGTGCTCGACGGTCCCCCCGGCGCGCTGGACCGCGACCGCCTCGCCGGTGAGCACGAGGGGAACCTCGGCGCTGACGAGCTCGTCGCGCGCGACGACGTGGAAGTCGACGTGGGTGACCGTGTGGCGCACCGGATGGTGCTGGATCTCGCGGGCCATCGCCAGGTGGGACGTCCCGCCGACCTGCAGGTTGAACACGGCGTTCGCCCCCGCCTCCGTCGACAGCGCGGCGCGCAGCGCCCGCGCGTCGACGCTCACGGCGAGGGGGGCGAGCCCGCGCCCGTAGACGACGGCAGGCACGCGTCCGGCGGCCCGCAGCCGCCGGCACGCCGCGCTGCCGCGCTCGGTGCGGACCTCGGTGACCAGGGCGATCTCAGCCATCGTGGCGGGCTCCTCGTCGCGCTCTCCTGCGGCGCGCGACCCGGTTCCGGGCGCGCGAGAGCCGGTTCGTCCGGCTCGACCCAGTGTAGGGCGGCGGCGCCACCGGCTCGCGAGGCCGGCGGCGGCTCACGAGAGGTTCTGGCCGCCGAAGATCTCCGAGACCGAGGTGCCCTCGAACACGGCGTCGATCGCGTCGGCGATGATCCGGGCGACCGAGAGGACCTCGATCTTGTCGATGCGCCGCTCCTCGGGAAGGGGCAGCGTGTTCGTCACCACGACCCGCGCGAGGGGGGACGCCTTCAGCCGGTCGAGCGCCGAGCCGGACAGGACCGGGTGCGTCGCCATGGCGATCACCTCGCGCGCGCCCTCGGCGACGAGGCGCTCGGCGGCGGCGCAGACGGTCCCGGCGGTGTCGATCATGTCGTCGATGACGACGCAGCGCCGCCCCTCGACGTTGCCGATCACCTCGAGCGCCTCCACGGCGCCCGCCGCGCCCGGCGGCCGGCGCTTGTGGACGAAGGCGAGGTCGCAGCCGAGGCGCTGGGAGAAGCGCTCGGCGACCTTCACCCGGCCGGCGTCGGGCGAGACGACCGTGAGGTCCCTCGGGTCGAACTGGCGGAGGTACTCGACGAGGACCGGCATCGCCGTCAGGTGGTCGACGGGGAAGTCGAAGAAGCCCTGGATCTGGCCGGAGTGCAGGTCCACGCTCACGACCCGGTCGGCGCCGGCGACGGTGATGAGGTCGGCGAGGAGCTTCGCGGTGATCGGCTCGCGCCCGGTTGCCTTGCGGTCCTGGCGGGAGTAGCCGTAGTAGGGGCAGACGGCCGTGATGCGCCGGGCCGACGCGCGCTTCGCGGCGTCGATCATGATGAGCATCTCCATCACCGAGTCGTTCACGGGCCTGGCGTGCGTCTGGACGATGAAGACGTCGGCGCCGCGGATCGAGGCGTCGTAGCGGCAGTGGATCTGCCCGTCGGCGAACTCCCGCAGGTTGGCCTCGCCGAGGGAGACGCCGAGGCAGCGGGCGATCTCCTCGGCGAGCTCGCGGTGGGCGCGCCCGGTGAACAGCTCGAGCCGTTGCCTCGCCACTAGCTCCATCGACGCTCCTCTCGCTCCTCGGCTCGGTCGGACGCGCCCTCGATCGGCGTGCCGGGGCCGACCACACGGCCCGCAAGGACGCGGGTGCCGGGCTCGAGGTGCACGAAGGGGCCGACGCGTGCCCCCTCGCCGATCACGGCCTGCCGGGCGACGACGTGCTCGAGGCGCGCGCCCGCCCCGACCTCGCAGTCGACGAGGTGGCAGCCCACCCCGACGACGGCGCCCTCGCCGACCACCGTGCGCCCCTCGAGCACGGCGCCGGGGAGCACGGTGACGTCGGCGGCCAGCTCCACCGTCGTGTCGAGGTAGGTGGCCTCGGGATCGACCATCGTCACGCCACGGCGCATCCAGCGCTCGTTGATCCGGGCGCGCACCTCCGCCTCGGCCGCCGCGAGCTGGGCACGGTCGTTCACCCCCGCCGCTTCGATCGGGTCCGGTGCGACCTGGGTGACGACGGGGTAGCCGGCGTCGTGGAGGACGGCGATCGTGTCGGTGAGGTAGTACTCCCCCTTCGCGTTGTCCGGGGAGAGCCGGCGCAGCGCCGGCGCCAGGACCGCGTGCTTGAAGCAGTAGATGGAGGTGGCCACCTCGTCGATGGCCCGCTCGTCCTCCGAGGCGTCCACCTCCTCGACGATGCGGGCGACCCGCCCGTCCTTCGTGCGCACGATGCGCCCATAGCCCGTCGGGTCCTCGAGACGGGCCGTGAGCAAGGTCGCGGCGGCGTCGCAGGAGCGGTGCGCCCGGACGAGGGCGGCGAGGGTGGCCGGCCGCACGAGCGGGGCGTCCCCGGGCAGCACGACGAGGTCGCCGGCGGCGAGGTCGGCGCCCTCGGGGAAGGCGGTGAGCGCCACCGCCGCCGCGTCGCCGGTGCCGCGCGGCTCGGTCTGGTCGACGAACTCGAGCGCGAGGTGCGCCGGCGCCTCGGCGCCGATCACCTTCGTCACCTCGACGGCGCGCGCCCCGACGACGACGACGACCCGCTCGACCGAGAGCTCGGCGAGGGCGTCGAGGACGTGGAGGACCATCGGCCGCCCGCAGAGCCGGTGCAGCGGCTTGGGCAGGCTCGAGCGCATGCGCGTCCCCTCGCCGGCGGCGAGCACGATGGCCGAGAGCGGTCGGTTCGGCACCGGCCCATTCTCGCCGACGAGGCCGCGGTGTGCAGGCCCGCCGTGGCCGCCTCCCCGAGCGGGCGCCTAGCGTCTTCGTCCGTGGGCGAGCGACCCGGCGGCGAGGTGGCAGGCGGCCTGCGCGCGCTGCTCGAGCGGCCCTTCGAGGAGCTCGGCCTCCCGGCGCTCGAGGAGTACGTGGCGATCGCCTGCCTCTCGCCCGCCTTCGACCCCGCCTTCGCCGAGCACGGCGAGCTGCGGCGCGCCGCCGAGCTCCTCGCCGGCTTCGTGCGCCGGCACGGTCCCGCGGGAGCGGCCGTCGAGGTGCTCGAGCTCCCCGGGCGCAGCCCCCTCCTCTTCGCGCACCTCCCCGCGACGCGCGCGGGCGCCGCCACCCTCGTCTACGGGCACCTCGACAAGCAGCCCGCCCTCGGCCCCTGGCGGGACGGCCTCGCCCCGTTCGCCGCGACGCGCGAGGGCGACCGCCTCTACGGGCGCGGCGTCGCCGACGACGGCTACGCCGCGATCGCCGCCACCCTCGCGCTGCGCGCGCTCGAGGAGGCCGGGCTGCGGCGCGGCCCGGTCGTCCTCCTCGTCGAGGGGAGCGAGGAGAGCGGCAGCCCCGACCTCGCCGCCTACCTCGACGCCCTCGCGCCTCGCATCGGCTCGCCGGGCCTCGTCGTCTGCCTCGACTCCGGTGCCGCCACCTACGACCGGCTCTGGGTGACGACGTCGCTGCGCGGCCTCGTCAACGCGACGCTCACCGTGCGGGTCCTCGAGCAGGGCGTGCACAGCGGACTCGCGGGCGGCGTCGTCCCCTCCTCGTTCCGCCTCGCGCGCCACCTCCTCGAGCGCGTCGAGGACGGCGCCACGGGCGAGGTCCGCCTCGCGCCGTGCCGGGTGACGCCGCCCGAGCACCGCCGGGCCGAGATCGCCGCGCTCGCCGCCGAGCTCGGCGAGGACGCGGCGGGCAGCTTCCCGACCGTCCCGGGCCTCGAGCTCGCCGGCGCCAGCCCGGCCGAGCGGCTCGAACGCCTCGCCTGGCACCCCGCGCTCGAGGTGACCGGCGCCGAGGGGCTGCCCGGTCGGCTCGAGGCGGGCAACGTGCTGCGGCCCCTCACGGCGCTGCGCCTGTCGCTGCGCCTCCCGCCCACCTGCGACGCGTCCCGTGCCGCCGAGGCGCTCGGCGCGGCGCTCACGGCCGACCCGCCGGCCGGCGCCGCCGTCACCCTCGAGGTCGAGGAGGTGGCCGAGGGCTTCGACGCCCCCCCGACCGCCCCGTGGCTCGCCGCGGCGCTCGACGCAGCGAGCCGGGCGGCCTTCGGCGCCCCGCCCGGTGCCCTCGGACTCGGCGGGACGATCCCGTTCCTGCCCGCCCTCGCCCGGCGCTTCCCCGACGCCCAGCTGCTCGCGACGGGTGTCCTCGGACCGGGGTCCGGCGCCCACGGACCGGACGAGTTCCTCCACGTGCCGACGGCCGTGTCGCTCACCGCCGTCCTCGCGGCCCTGCTCGCCGCGGCGCCCTAGCCAGGCGGGCGCGCCCTCCTCAGCTCGCCAGCACGACGGCGCGCCAGCCGAGGTCGGGGAAGCCCGCCGCCGACGCGAGCGCGGCGGACGGCGCGTTGTCCGGCCGGTGCAGGTAGAGCGCGACGGCGCCCTCGGCGTAGACGCGGCGCGCCGCCTGCGCGACGAGGCGGCGCCCGAGGCCTCGGTTGCGGTGCGCCGGCTCGGTGGCGACGGCAAGCTCCTGGCCGAGGGCGTCGTGGCGCTTGCGGCCGACGCCGGCGGCGTAGCGCCCGGCGGCGTCGAAGGCCACGAGCACCTCGCCGTTGAACGGGCGCAGCCACGCCGGGACGCGCGCGTCGTCGGGCGCCAGCCACGCGCCGGCGTCCGGTAGGTCGACGAGCTCGCGACAGGCGCGGAACACCCCGAGCGCAGCGCGCCGCTCCGGTACGCCGAGGAGCGCCGGGAGCCGCTCGACGAGGCCCTCGAGCCCGAGGCGGCGCGCGGCGGCGGCGACCTCGCCGACGCTGCCCGGCGGCACCGAGACGACCGCCCCGGCCGGCGTGGCCACGCCGACCGCCGGCCGCACGGCCCCGTCCCAGCCGGGCCGCTCGCGCAGCGGCGAGCCGACGACCTCGAGCGGACGAGACGGGGGCCACGCGCCGAGGAAGTGGCGCAGGTGCGCGCGAAGGCGGCTCTCGAGCGCTGCCGCAGCGGTCGCCTCTGCCATGCCCCACCCTCGCTCGGCGGTGGGTGAGCCTACCGGCCGCCGACTACCGTCGGCCGCATGCGAGGGCCGGACGACGCCGTGGCGCGCGCGGCGCGCCTCGCCGAGGAGGAGCTCTTCCCCCGCGCCCTCGAGACCGACGCCGCCCCGCTGCTGCCGAGGGCGCGCCTCGACGCGCTCGCTGCCGCCGGCCTCTACGGCGTCGCCGGCCCGCGCGAGCTCGGCGGGGCCCCGGACCTCGCGACGTTCTGCCGCGTCCTCGAGGCGCTCGCGTCCGGCTGCCTCACGACGGCGTTCGTGTTCGCGCAGCACCACAACGCCGTGCGGACCCTCGCCGGCGCGCCGGCCGACCTGCCGGCCCGACGGCTCCTCGAACCGCTGTGCCGCGGGGACGTGCGCGCCGGCGTCGCCTACTCCGCGCTGCGCCGGCCCGGCCCGCCGCTGCTCAGCGCCCGGCCGGTCGGCGCGAGCTTCGTCCTCGACGGGCGCGCCCCGTGGGTCTCGGGCTTCGGGCTCGTCGACGTCGTGCACGTGGCGGCGCTCACCGACGACGGGCGCGTCGTGTGGGGCCTCGTCGACGCGGCCGAGGGCCCGACGCTCGTCGCGCGGCCGCTCCCGCTCCTCGCGCTCGGGGCGAGCGGGACGGTCGAGCTCGCCTTCGCCGGCCACCGCCTGGCGGCCGAGCGCGTCACCCTCGTCGAGCCCCTCGAGGCCTGGCGCCGGCGCGACGCGCTCGGGCTGCGACCGAACGGCTCGCTCGCGCTCGGCGTCGCACGCCGGGCCGCCGCCCTCGGCGGCCTCGGCGCCCTCGCCGCCGAGGTCGAGGCCTGCCGCGAGCGGCTCGACGCCTCCTCGCCCGCCGAGCTGCCCGAGGCGCGCGCCTGGGCGGCCGAGCTCGCCGCGCGGGCGGCGTCGTCCCTGCTCGCCGCCGAGGGGGCCCGGGGCGCCCTCGCCTCGTCGCACGCGGCGCGCCTCGGGCGCGAGGCGCTCGTCCTCCTCGCCTTCGGCCAGACCCCGGCGATCCGGGAGGCGCTGCGCCACCGGCTCGCGCGCCGGGCGCCGACCTGACGCACGGCCGGGTTCGGCCGCGGCGCCCCTATGCTTGCTCGTGCGCAGCCCGAGACCTCGGGTCGACACCGTTCCCGACGAACCCCAGCCCGCGCGCGGCGGGCCGAGCCGGAGGAGACCGTGCAGGCAACGACGACGGCGAGCGCGCCCGCGACGACGGCGCACGGGCACCGCCACCTCGGCCTCGCCCTCGCCCTCATCAGCACCGTCCAGCTCATGGTGGTGCTCGACGCCACGATCGTGAACATCGCCCTGCCCTCGATGCAGCGGGACCTGCACTTCTCGGCCACCGGCCTCGAGTGGGTGGTGAACGGCTACGCCCTCGCCTTCGGCGGCCTCCTCCTCCTCGGCGGGCGCACCGGCGACCTCTACGGGAAGCGGCGCATGTTCATGGCCGGGGTCGCGCTCTTCACCGCCGCCTCGCTGACCGGCGGCTTCGCCACGACCCAGGTCTGGCTCATCGCGGCGCGCATGGTCCAGGGCGTCGGCGGCGCCATCGCGTCGCCGACGGCGCTCTCGCTCGTCACGAGCACCTTCCCCGAGGGGCGCAGCCGCGACCGCGCGATGGGCGTCTACGCCGCCATGTCGAGCGCCGGCGCCTCGATCGGCCTGCTCCTCGGCGGCATCCTCACCGACCTCGCCAGCTGGCGCTGGGTGCTCTTCGTCAACGTCCCCATCGGCGCCCTCGTCGTCATCGCCGCGCCGCTCGTCCTCGGCGAGACCGAGGGCCGGCAGGGCCGCCTCGACCTGCCCGGGGCCGTCTCGGTGACCGCCGGGATGTCCTTCCTCGTCTACGGGCTCTCGCACGCCGCCTCGGCGTCGTGGTCGACGCCGCTCACGGTCGGCTCGCTCGCCGGAGCGGCCGTCCTGCTCGCAGCCTTCCTCGCCATCGAGGCGCGCTCGACGCACGCCCTCATGCCGCTGCGCGTCTTCGCCAACCGGAACCGCTCCGGCGCCTACGGGATGATGCTCATCATCGGCGCCGGGCTGTTCGCGATGTTCTTCTACCTGACGCTGTTCGTCCAGGACATCCTCGGCTTCTCGCCGCTCAAGGCGGGCCTCGTCTCGCTGCCGATCTCCCTCACGATCGCCGCCTGCGCCGGGCTGAGCTCGCGCGTCGTCGGGCGCATCGGCGCCCGCCCCCTCCTGGCCGCCGGGCCGCTCGTCAGCGCGGCCGGCCTCGCGTGGATCTCCCGGGTGACCCCGGCGAGCACCTTCACCGGCGACGTGCTCGGGCCCGAGCTGCTCATCGCCATCGGGATGGGCCTCACCTTCGTGCCGCTCACGCTCACCGCGGTCGCCGGCGCCAGGCCGGGCGAGACCGGCCTCGTCTCGGCCCTGCTCAACACGGGCCAGCAGCTCGGGGGCTCCCTCGGGCTCGCCGTGCTCGTCACGATCGCCACCGCGGTGACCCGTCCCCGGCTCCTCGCGGCTCGCAGCCGGGCCGCGACCGCCGCGGCGCTGACCGCCGGCTACTCGCGCGCCTTCCTCGTCGCCGGAGCGTTCCTCCTCGCCGGTAGCGTCATCGCCCTCGTCGTCGTGCGAGCCGGGCGCCCGCCGGCTCCGGCCACCCTGGGCCGTGCTCAGCGCGAGCTCGGGCTCGAGCGCGGCGGCTCGCGTCCAGAGGTAGCGACGGATCCGTAGGCGATGACGGAGAGGAAGCGCACCGGCAGCTCGCACAGCTCGGCGGGGCCGTGCGCGACCTCGCCGTCGAACTGCAGGGCGTCGCCGGGCTCGAGGTGGTAGACGGCGCCGGCGTAGGAGTAGTCGACGACGCCCTCGAGCACGTAGAGGAGCTCGGTGCCCGGGTGCTGGTAGAGGGGGAAGACCTCGCGGCGGCTCGTGAGCGTGACGAGCATCGGCTCCATCCGCTTGGCGGGCCCCCGCATCGAGCCGAGCAGCTGGTAGCGGTGGCCGGAGGCCGTCCCCGGCCGCACGAGCTCCGGGCCGGTGCCCGCCCGGGTGAACAGGGCGTCGCGCTCCTCGTCGAGCCCCTGGAACAGCGAGGTGACGGGCACCTCGAGCGCGGCCGCCAGGCGGGCGAGCGTCTGCAGGTTCGCCGCCCCCTGGGCGTTCTCGACCTTCGAGACGACCGCCTTGGAGAGCCCGGCTCGCCGGGCGAGGCCCGCGAGCGACAGCCCCCGGTCCATGCGCCGCTCGCGCGTGCGCGCCCCGATGACGGCGGCGAGGCGCGCGACGTCGGCCTCGACGCGGTGCGCGCCGGGCGGCGTGCCGGCCGGCGCTTCGTCGGCCACGTCCTCAGGCGCCGCTCGGCACCTCGCCCGCCGGCACCCGCTCGCGGGGTGCCGGCGGGGTGGCCGACGGCTCGCGCACCGGCACCTGGCGCGTCGGGCGGGAGCGAACGAGGGGCACCCGTATCGACAGCACGCCGGCCTCGAGGCTCGCCTCGAGCCGGTCGACGTCGCAGGCGTCGCCGAGCAGCAGCCTCCGCCGGGCCGAGCCGTGCGGACGCCCGCTGATCAGCGGGTCGATGCGCGCCCCCTCGGCGAGGACCCGCTCGGCCTCGACGACGAGCACGTGCGACTCGAGGCGCACGCGCAGGCGGTCGCGGGGCACGCCGGGGACGTCGAACTCGAGGTGGAGCGCACCCCGGGCGAGGTAGGCGTCGTAGGCGAGCGGCGGCCGGCGAGCGGGCGAGACGCCGTCCGCCTCGTCGGCGAGCGGCTGGACGTAGCAGGGGACGTCGGGTTCGAACATCGGCACCACCTCGCGGCGTCTCGTTCACGATTCTAGAGCAGCAGCTGTGAATCGTGAACGAGCCGGGTGCCCGATCAGGGGCCTCGGCGCGCCGCCTGGTCGCTCGCCGGTGGCTGCCGCTGCAGCTTGCGCACGTAGAGCTGCTCGTCGGCACGCCGCAGCGCCGCCTGGAGGCCCTCGCCCGGCTCGAGCTCGGTGACGCCGGCCGTGAAGCGGATCGGGTGCCCCGCGCGCAGGCGAGCGAGGAGGCGCTCGGCGCCGGCCAGGGGAGCCCGGGCGACGAACGCGAACTCGTCGCCGCCGAGCCGGCCGAGGACCGCGTCGGCCCCGAGCACCGCCAGCCACGCCCGCGCCGCCTCGGCGAGCAGGCGGTCCCCCGCCTCGTGGCCCTCCACGTCGTTCACGAGCTTGAAGTCGTCGAGGTCGATCACCGCGAGCACGAGCGGCCGCTCGAGGCGGTCGGCGATCGCCTGCTCGAGCTCGGCGACGCGCTGGAAGCCGCGCCGGTTGAGCACGCCGGTGAGGACGTCGGTGTCCGCCTGGCGGCGCAGCCGGCCGACGGCGCGCTCGAGGACGAGGCCGGTCATCACGATCGTGCCGGCGACGACGGCCCAGACCACCCCCCAGCGCGCCAGCCCGTTCGCCGCGAGGCCGGCCGCGCAGCCGGCGCTGATGAGGGCGAGCTCGGCGAGCACGGCGAGGCGCGGGAGGAAGGAGGCGGCGTAGACGGCCATCGAGACGAAGGGGAAGGTGGTGAGCACCTTGCCCTGGGGGGTCCGCGCGGTCGCGACGAAGACGCTGTTGAGCACGACGCCGCACGCGAGGACGCCAGCCCAGGTCGCCGGGCCGGTGCGCCCCCCGGCGAGCCAGAGCACGGCCGCCGTCGCGGCGCACAGGAGGCCGACCGCGAGGTAGAGGTCGACCACCTCGAGGCGGGAGGTCGGCACGGCGAAGGAGCCGAGGCAGGCCACCGCGGCGAGCAGCTCGAGGAGGACGAGGACGCGCACCTCGACGCCCCCGCGCGGCGCGAGGGCGGCGAGGCGGCCGTAGGCGGCGGGCCGGCGAGGTTCCACGGCGGGCACGGGCCAATTCCAGCCCACGGCGGCCTCGCCCGCCAGGATCGCGGCTCAGGCCGGCCGCACGGGGCTGCCCCGGCGCGCCGCCAGGCCGGCGAGCACCTCGAGCACGACGCGGTGGGCGTTGTTCAGCGTGACCTCGCCGTGGTCGTAGGGCGGGGCGACCTCGACGACGTCGAGCGCGACGAGCGGCGCCTCGATCGCGAGGCGCCGGACGGCGCGCAGCAGCTCGACCGGGGAGAGGCCACCGGGCTCGGGCGTCCCGGTGCCGGGGGCGAAGCCGGGGTCGAGCACGTCGATGTCGACCGACAGGTAGACGGCGTCGCAGCCGGCCGTCGCCTGCGCGAGCGCGTCGTCGAGGACCGCGTCGAGGCCGCGCTCGACGACCTCCTGCATGCGGTGGTAGTGCATGCCCTGGGCGCGCATCCACGCGAACGTGGCGGCGTCCGGCCAGTACCCGCGCAGGCCGACCTGGACGAAGTTCGAGCCGGCGACCGCCCCCGACTCGATGAGCCGGCGCATCGGGGTGCCGTGGCTCGCGAGGTTCCCGTCGATGGAGTCGGCGGTGTCGGCGTGGGCGTCGAAGTGGACGACGCCGATCGTCCCGAAGCCGTGGGCGGCCGACACGGCGGTCGCCGACGGCCAGGTGATCGAGTGGTCCCCGCCGAGGACGACGGGGAAGATCCCCCGCTCGGCGACCTCCGCCACGCGCGCGCGGATGGCGGCGTGCGAGGGCTCGACGAGCCCGTGGGGGCAGGCGGCGTCGCCGTAGTCGACGACGTCGAGCGCCTCGAACAGCTCGATCCCGAGGTCGAGGTGGAAGCTGCCCGGGTGGTAGGCGAGGGCGCGCAGCGCCCGGGGCGCGAAGCGGGCGCCGGGGCGGTGCGTCGTCGACCCGTCCCAGGGGGCGCCGACCACCGCGACGTCGGGGCGCCGCGCGTCGAGCTCGGCCGGCTCGAGCAGGAGCGGGCGCCGGGCGAAGGTGGCGGGGCCCTCGTAGGAGGGGGCGTCGCCGCGGTCCGGGGCGCGCCAGGCTGGGTCGGCGCCGGCCACACGCCATTGGTAGCACACGAGGCCCCGGCTAGCGCATCGTGTCGAGGACGAGCTCGATGTCCTCGAGCGTCGTGCGCGGGTTGACGACCACGAGGCGGGCGAGCGGCTCGCCGCGGTGGCTCGTCGGGGTGACGAAGGCCGTCCCCGCGGCGCGCAGGCGCTCCGACCAGGCGTAGTAGTCCGCCTCGCGCCAGGCGTGCCGGCGGAAGCACAGGACCGTCAGCTCCGGCTCGTCGAGCAGCTCGAGCTCGGGGCGCTCCCGGATCGCGGCGGCGGCCTGGCGCGCCACCTCGAGGGTGCGCTCGATCGCCGCGACGTAGGCGTCGGTGCCGTGCGTCGCGAGCGAGAACCAGAAGGGCAGCCCGCGAGCCCGGCGGGTGAGCTGGATGGCGTAGTCGGACGGGTTCCACTCGCCGGTCCGCTCGACCGCCTCGAGGTAGTCGGCGCGCTGGGCGTGCGCCGCGCGGGCGAGCTCGGGGCGCCGGTAGAGGAGGGCGGCGCAGTCGAAGGGGGCGAACAGCCACTTGTGGGGGTCGATCACGACCGAGTCGGCGCGCTCGATGCCGGCGAAGCGCGCGCGGGCGCTCGGGGCGGCGAGCGCGCCGCCGCCGTAGGCCGCGTCGACGTGCAGCCACAGCCCGCGCCGGCTCGCCTCGTCGGCGACCGACCCGAGGTCGTCGATCACGCCGAGGTTCGTCGCGCCCGCGCTCGCCACCACGGCGAAGACCTCGGTCCCGCGCGGACGCCCGTCGATCGCCGCTGCCACCGCCGCGCCGTGCAGCCGGCCGTGCTCGTCGGGGATCGCTTCGAGCACCTCGACGTCCATCACACGTGCCGCCGCCGCGACCGAGGCGTGCGCCTCGTCGCTCGCCACGAAGGCGAGGCGCGCCCGACGAGACCCGCCGGCATCCCGGTACGCGTGGCGCGCCGCCACGAGGGCCGACAGGTTGCCGAGCGTGCCCCCCTGGACGAAGGTGCCGCCGGCTCCCGGCGGCAGGCCGGCGAGGTCGCGCAGCCACGCCAGGGCCTCGTTCTCGGCGAAGACGGCCCCGGCCCCCTCGAGCCAGCTCCCCGCGTAGATCGAGGAGGCGCCGACCACGAGGTCGAAGAGCGCGGCTGCCTTCGTCGGCGCGCAGGGGACGAAGGCGAGGTAGCGAGGGTGGTCGATCGAGATGCAGGCGGGGGCGAGCACCTCGGCGAACAGCTCCAGCGCCGCCTTGCCCCCGATGCCGGCCGGCGTCACGGTCTGCCCCGCCGCCGCGGCGAGCTCGGCGAGCGGTCGCGGGCCGTCGAGCGGGACGGGGTCGAGGCGAAGGCGCTCGCGGGCGTACGCGAAGACGGCGTCGGCGAGCTCCTCGAGCTCCTCGCCCCAGCGGTGCACCGGTCCCGAGCCTACGGGCAGGGGACCTCCTCGCGAGCCGGTGGCCCGCGCCCGGCGGGAGCGCCGGCGACCTAGCCTGGAGCGCGACGCGGTCGCCAGGGCGGCTCGCCGCCCGGGGAGGAGGGAGCGATGCCGGACTCGGTCGTCCTCGCAGGGGCCCGGACCCCCATCGGGAAGCTGTCAGGCGCCCTCGGCGCGCGACGCGCCAGCGAGCTCGGGGCCGTTGCGATCGCCGAGGCCCTGCACCGAGCTGGCGTCGCCCCCGACGCCGTCGACTACGTCGTGATGGGACAGGTCCTCCAGGCCGGGCAGGGTCAGAACCCCGCCCGCCAGGCCGCGATCGCGGCGGGCATCCCGATGAGCGTCCCGGCGGCGACGCTCAACAAGGTCTGCCTGTCGGGGCTCAACGCCATCCAGCACGCCCGCC
Encoded proteins:
- a CDS encoding ribose-phosphate diphosphokinase, whose protein sequence is MELVARQRLELFTGRAHRELAEEIARCLGVSLGEANLREFADGQIHCRYDASIRGADVFIVQTHARPVNDSVMEMLIMIDAAKRASARRITAVCPYYGYSRQDRKATGREPITAKLLADLITVAGADRVVSVDLHSGQIQGFFDFPVDHLTAMPVLVEYLRQFDPRDLTVVSPDAGRVKVAERFSQRLGCDLAFVHKRRPPGAAGAVEALEVIGNVEGRRCVVIDDMIDTAGTVCAAAERLVAEGAREVIAMATHPVLSGSALDRLKASPLARVVVTNTLPLPEERRIDKIEVLSVARIIADAIDAVFEGTSVSEIFGGQNLS
- a CDS encoding acyl-CoA dehydrogenase family protein, which produces MRGPDDAVARAARLAEEELFPRALETDAAPLLPRARLDALAAAGLYGVAGPRELGGAPDLATFCRVLEALASGCLTTAFVFAQHHNAVRTLAGAPADLPARRLLEPLCRGDVRAGVAYSALRRPGPPLLSARPVGASFVLDGRAPWVSGFGLVDVVHVAALTDDGRVVWGLVDAAEGPTLVARPLPLLALGASGTVELAFAGHRLAAERVTLVEPLEAWRRRDALGLRPNGSLALGVARRAAALGGLGALAAEVEACRERLDASSPAELPEARAWAAELAARAASSLLAAEGARGALASSHAARLGREALVLLAFGQTPAIREALRHRLARRAPT
- a CDS encoding NTP transferase domain-containing protein, with product MPNRPLSAIVLAAGEGTRMRSSLPKPLHRLCGRPMVLHVLDALAELSVERVVVVVGARAVEVTKVIGAEAPAHLALEFVDQTEPRGTGDAAAVALTAFPEGADLAAGDLVVLPGDAPLVRPATLAALVRAHRSCDAAATLLTARLEDPTGYGRIVRTKDGRVARIVEEVDASEDERAIDEVATSIYCFKHAVLAPALRRLSPDNAKGEYYLTDTIAVLHDAGYPVVTQVAPDPIEAAGVNDRAQLAAAEAEVRARINERWMRRGVTMVDPEATYLDTTVELAADVTVLPGAVLEGRTVVGEGAVVGVGCHLVDCEVGAGARLEHVVARQAVIGEGARVGPFVHLEPGTRVLAGRVVGPGTPIEGASDRAEEREERRWS
- a CDS encoding 50S ribosomal protein L25, which encodes MAEIALVTEVRTERGSAACRRLRAAGRVPAVVYGRGLAPLAVSVDARALRAALSTEAGANAVFNLQVGGTSHLAMAREIQHHPVRHTVTHVDFHVVARDELVSAEVPLVLTGEAVAVQRAGGTVEHLLLAVPIKAKPADIPAAFEVDVSAMAPGDTLDLASLALPAGVRLEADPATLVAVAHAGRLAAAGAGEAAEAEGGTS
- a CDS encoding M20/M25/M40 family metallo-hydrolase encodes the protein MGERPGGEVAGGLRALLERPFEELGLPALEEYVAIACLSPAFDPAFAEHGELRRAAELLAGFVRRHGPAGAAVEVLELPGRSPLLFAHLPATRAGAATLVYGHLDKQPALGPWRDGLAPFAATREGDRLYGRGVADDGYAAIAATLALRALEEAGLRRGPVVLLVEGSEESGSPDLAAYLDALAPRIGSPGLVVCLDSGAATYDRLWVTTSLRGLVNATLTVRVLEQGVHSGLAGGVVPSSFRLARHLLERVEDGATGEVRLAPCRVTPPEHRRAEIAALAAELGEDAAGSFPTVPGLELAGASPAERLERLAWHPALEVTGAEGLPGRLEAGNVLRPLTALRLSLRLPPTCDASRAAEALGAALTADPPAGAAVTLEVEEVAEGFDAPPTAPWLAAALDAASRAAFGAPPGALGLGGTIPFLPALARRFPDAQLLATGVLGPGSGAHGPDEFLHVPTAVSLTAVLAALLAAAP
- a CDS encoding MFS transporter codes for the protein MQATTTASAPATTAHGHRHLGLALALISTVQLMVVLDATIVNIALPSMQRDLHFSATGLEWVVNGYALAFGGLLLLGGRTGDLYGKRRMFMAGVALFTAASLTGGFATTQVWLIAARMVQGVGGAIASPTALSLVTSTFPEGRSRDRAMGVYAAMSSAGASIGLLLGGILTDLASWRWVLFVNVPIGALVVIAAPLVLGETEGRQGRLDLPGAVSVTAGMSFLVYGLSHAASASWSTPLTVGSLAGAAVLLAAFLAIEARSTHALMPLRVFANRNRSGAYGMMLIIGAGLFAMFFYLTLFVQDILGFSPLKAGLVSLPISLTIAACAGLSSRVVGRIGARPLLAAGPLVSAAGLAWISRVTPASTFTGDVLGPELLIAIGMGLTFVPLTLTAVAGARPGETGLVSALLNTGQQLGGSLGLAVLVTIATAVTRPRLLAARSRAATAAALTAGYSRAFLVAGAFLLAGSVIALVVVRAGRPPAPATLGRAQRELGLERGGSRPEVATDP
- a CDS encoding GNAT family N-acetyltransferase, which codes for MAEATAAAALESRLRAHLRHFLGAWPPSRPLEVVGSPLRERPGWDGAVRPAVGVATPAGAVVSVPPGSVGEVAAAARRLGLEGLVERLPALLGVPERRAALGVFRACRELVDLPDAGAWLAPDDARVPAWLRPFNGEVLVAFDAAGRYAAGVGRKRHDALGQELAVATEPAHRNRGLGRRLVAQAARRVYAEGAVALYLHRPDNAPSAALASAAGFPDLGWRAVVLAS